A single Actinomadura algeriensis DNA region contains:
- the pafA gene encoding Pup--protein ligase, protein MDRRIFGLENEYGVTCTFRGQRRLSPDEVARYLFRRVVSWGRSSNVFLRNGARLYLDVGSHPEYATPECDSVVDLVTHDKAGERILEGLQVDAERRLREEGIAGDIYLFKNNTDSAGNSYGCHENYLVGRHGEFGRLADVLIPYLVTRQIICGAGKVLQTPRGAVYCVSQRAEHIWEGVSSATTRSRPIINTRDEPHADAERFRRLHVIVGDSNMSEATMLLKVGATDLVLRMVEAGVVMRDLTLENPIRAIREVSHDMTGRRKVRLANGREASSLEIQKEYFVKARDFVDARGGDATAKRVLDLWERTLRAVETGDLDLVSREIDWVMKYQLIERYRRKYDLPLSSPRVAQLDLTYHDVHRDRGLYYLLERRGGAERVTRDLDIFEAKSVPPQTTRARLRGEFIRKAQEKRRDFTVDWVHLKLNDQAQRTVLCKDPFRSVDERVDKLISGM, encoded by the coding sequence GTGGACAGGCGCATCTTCGGGCTTGAGAACGAGTACGGCGTCACTTGCACGTTCCGTGGGCAGCGGCGGCTGTCTCCGGACGAGGTGGCGCGCTATCTGTTCCGGCGTGTGGTCTCGTGGGGGCGCAGCAGCAATGTGTTCCTGCGTAACGGGGCGCGGCTGTACCTGGATGTGGGGAGTCATCCGGAGTACGCGACGCCGGAGTGCGACAGCGTGGTCGATCTGGTGACGCACGACAAGGCGGGGGAGCGGATCCTCGAGGGTCTGCAGGTGGATGCCGAGCGGCGGTTGCGTGAGGAGGGCATCGCCGGGGACATCTATCTGTTCAAGAACAACACGGATTCGGCGGGGAACTCCTATGGGTGCCACGAGAACTATCTGGTGGGGCGGCATGGGGAGTTCGGCCGGCTGGCGGATGTGCTGATTCCGTATCTGGTGACGCGGCAGATCATCTGTGGTGCGGGGAAGGTGCTGCAGACGCCGCGGGGTGCGGTGTACTGCGTGTCGCAGCGTGCGGAGCACATCTGGGAGGGCGTGTCGTCGGCGACGACGCGGTCGCGTCCGATCATCAATACGCGGGACGAGCCGCATGCGGATGCGGAGCGGTTCCGGCGGCTGCATGTGATCGTCGGTGACTCGAACATGAGTGAGGCGACGATGCTGCTGAAGGTCGGGGCGACCGATCTGGTGCTGCGGATGGTCGAGGCCGGGGTGGTGATGCGTGATCTGACGCTGGAGAACCCGATTCGGGCGATCCGGGAGGTCAGTCATGACATGACGGGCCGGCGGAAGGTGCGGCTGGCGAACGGCCGGGAGGCGAGTTCGCTGGAGATCCAGAAGGAGTACTTCGTCAAGGCGCGGGATTTCGTGGACGCGCGTGGTGGTGACGCGACGGCGAAGCGGGTGCTGGATCTGTGGGAGCGGACGTTGCGGGCGGTGGAGACGGGGGATCTGGATCTGGTGTCGCGGGAGATCGACTGGGTGATGAAGTACCAGCTGATCGAGCGGTATCGGCGTAAGTACGATCTGCCGTTGTCGTCGCCGCGGGTGGCGCAGCTGGATCTGACGTATCACGATGTGCATCGTGATCGGGGGCTGTACTACCTGCTGGAGCGTCGTGGGGGCGCGGAGCGGGTGACTCGTGATCTGGACATTTTCGAGGCGAAGTCGGTGCCGCCGCAGACGACGCGTGCGCGGCTTCGGGGTGAGTTCATCCGTAAGGCGCAGGAGAAGCGTCGTGATTTCACGGTGGACTGGGTGCATTTGAAGTTGAACGATCAGGCGCAGCGGACGGTGCTGTGCAAGGATCCGTTCCGGTCGGTGGACGAGCGGGTGGACAAGCTGATTTCGGGGATGTAG